In one window of Episyrphus balteatus chromosome 3, idEpiBalt1.1, whole genome shotgun sequence DNA:
- the LOC129914074 gene encoding splicing factor U2af 38 kDa subunit — translation MAEYLASIFGTEKDKVNCSFYFKIGACRHGDRCSRIHNKPTFSQTVVLQNLYVNPQNSAKSADGSHLVANVSDEEMQEHYDNFFEDVFVECEDKYGEIEELNVCDNLGDHLVGNVYIKFRNEVDAEKAATDLNNRWFGGRPVYSELSPVTDFREACCRQYEMGECTRSGFCNFMHLKPISRELRRYLYSRRRGRGSRSKSRSPRRRRSRSRDRRRSRSRENNNRNDGRKGRY, via the exons ATGGCCGAATATTTGGCATCTATTTTTGGTACCGAAAAGGACAA ggTTAATTGTTCATTTTACTTCAAAATAGGAGCATGTCGACATGGGGACAGATGCTCGCGCATCCATAACAAACCAACATTCTCTCAAACTGTGGTCCTACAAAATTTGTACGTAAATCCACAAAACTCTGCTAAATCTGCTGATGGTAGCCATT tgGTTGCTAATGTTTCGGACGAAGAAATGCAAGAGCATTATGACAATTTCTTTGAAGACGTATTTGTCGAATGCGAAGACAAATACGGCGAAATTGAAGAATTGAATGTTTGCGACAATTTGGGTGACCATTTAGTCGGCAATGTATACATAAAGTTCCGCAATGAAGTGGACGCCGAGAAGGCAGCCACTGATTTAAATAATCGCTGGTTTGGTGGCCGACCAGTTTATTCCGAATTATCGCCGGTGACTGATTTTCGAGAAGCCTGTTGTCGTCAATATGAAATGGGTGAATGTACGCGATCgggtttttgtaattttatgcaTCTCAAACCAATATCAAGGGAACTTAGAAG atatttGTATTCACGTCGCAGAGGACGAGGATCCCGCTCAAAGTCTAGGTCGCCAAGGAGACGTCGATCCAGGTCTCGTGATCGTCGTCGTTCTCGCAGTCGGGAGAATAACAATCGAAATGACGGACGGAAAGGTCGCTACTGA